In one window of Frigoriglobus tundricola DNA:
- a CDS encoding adenylate/guanylate cyclase domain-containing protein: MADLEALTRIEPVSAGSAVQAAPGQYSWRYPLPEKRVLRLGSDPGYCDWVVPEDRMISRFHATLEWNGTALTVTRRGVLKPDFPNPPQNQIWFRNKPVETCTVKPSEWFVIGQTRFTLRGDAEVEPDSPVDGTLIQRQEERSRAELEHVNFTNPALVLKALERLPQHLKVVTTEAALFRQMLKVALEAMPKCDTAAIVRVPPDCAVGDLRVTVVEQNVRNPAAGSAGEVAPSRRLVRRAVCGQRKSCLHVWSTNPTDFSTANSGSDYNLTLGMMHQQGAIPWAICTPFQDGSQHGLYVSGRLLARGPGEAAPDQSHLTEYQKFIEILVGLLETTRRTLRLTRQNAVIREAWPTGVRKFLEDPDRLEALLRPQERDVTVLFCDLRGYSGYAEEQGASLSAAWGEIQKALDTMSGAVTEKGGIVAGFRGDAVLGFWGWPNAQTDQIERAAEAAMHIYGRLSGWMIQRKCGLGITHGRALAGRLGAHDLAVVDLYGPVVNLAFRLEEMTKAYGVGIVVSDIVAKWLRGSDPTFARWRLRALGSVRPRGMKTPLTAHELAPVTLDTNSWLTGDWYASQLPQWSEAVDLFIKGRWAEATERFDDQFPDDPAARCFVRFMKRTNGTPPANWDGAFTPRPEE, encoded by the coding sequence ATGGCTGACCTGGAAGCACTCACCCGCATCGAACCCGTCAGCGCGGGCTCCGCCGTCCAGGCCGCGCCGGGCCAGTACAGTTGGCGCTACCCGCTCCCCGAGAAGAGGGTCCTCCGCCTCGGGAGCGACCCCGGGTACTGCGACTGGGTGGTGCCCGAGGACCGGATGATCTCGCGGTTCCATGCCACACTGGAGTGGAACGGGACCGCGCTCACCGTTACCCGCCGGGGCGTCCTCAAACCGGACTTCCCCAACCCGCCGCAGAACCAGATCTGGTTCCGGAACAAGCCGGTCGAGACGTGCACCGTCAAGCCGAGCGAATGGTTCGTCATCGGTCAGACCCGGTTCACACTGCGCGGCGATGCCGAAGTCGAGCCCGATAGCCCGGTGGACGGGACGCTCATCCAGCGCCAGGAGGAGCGGAGCCGGGCGGAACTGGAACACGTCAACTTCACGAACCCCGCTCTGGTTCTCAAGGCGCTGGAGCGCCTGCCCCAGCACCTGAAGGTGGTGACGACCGAAGCCGCGCTGTTCCGGCAGATGCTGAAGGTGGCACTGGAGGCGATGCCGAAGTGCGACACGGCGGCGATCGTCCGCGTGCCGCCGGACTGCGCCGTGGGCGACCTGCGGGTCACGGTGGTGGAGCAGAACGTCCGGAACCCGGCGGCCGGGTCGGCGGGCGAGGTGGCGCCGTCGCGGCGGCTGGTCCGCCGGGCCGTGTGCGGCCAGCGGAAGAGCTGCCTCCACGTCTGGTCCACGAACCCGACCGACTTCTCCACGGCGAACAGCGGTTCGGACTACAACCTCACCCTGGGGATGATGCACCAGCAGGGCGCGATCCCCTGGGCCATCTGCACCCCGTTTCAGGACGGGTCGCAGCACGGGTTGTACGTGAGCGGCCGGCTGCTGGCACGGGGGCCGGGTGAGGCGGCCCCGGACCAGAGCCACCTCACCGAGTACCAGAAGTTCATCGAGATCCTCGTCGGCCTGCTCGAAACGACGCGGCGCACGCTCCGGCTGACGCGCCAAAACGCCGTGATCCGCGAGGCGTGGCCGACCGGCGTGCGCAAGTTCCTCGAAGACCCGGACCGGCTGGAGGCGCTGCTCCGCCCACAGGAGCGCGACGTGACCGTGCTGTTCTGCGACCTGCGCGGGTACAGCGGGTACGCGGAAGAGCAGGGGGCGAGCCTGTCGGCGGCGTGGGGCGAGATCCAGAAGGCGCTCGACACGATGAGCGGCGCGGTGACGGAGAAGGGGGGCATCGTGGCCGGGTTCCGCGGCGACGCGGTTCTCGGCTTCTGGGGCTGGCCGAACGCGCAGACCGACCAGATCGAGCGCGCCGCCGAGGCGGCCATGCACATCTACGGGCGGCTGAGCGGGTGGATGATCCAGCGGAAGTGCGGCCTGGGCATCACCCACGGGCGCGCGCTGGCCGGGCGGCTCGGTGCGCACGACCTGGCGGTAGTAGACCTGTACGGTCCGGTGGTGAATCTGGCGTTCCGCCTGGAAGAGATGACGAAGGCCTACGGCGTGGGGATCGTGGTGAGCGACATCGTGGCGAAATGGCTCCGGGGGTCCGACCCGACGTTCGCGCGGTGGCGGCTCCGCGCGCTGGGGAGCGTCCGGCCCCGCGGGATGAAAACGCCGCTCACGGCCCACGAACTCGCGCCGGTGACGCTCGACACCAACTCCTGGCTGACCGGTGACTGGTACGCGAGTCAGCTCCCGCAGTGGTCCGAGGCGGTGGATCTGTTCATCAAGGGGCGGTGGGCAGAAGCGACCGAGCGGTTCGACGATCAGTTCCCGGACGACCCGGCGGCGCGGTGCTTCGTCCGCTTCATGAAGCGGACCAACGGCACCCCGCCCGCGAACTGGGACGGTGCGTTCACCCCGCGGCCGGAAGAGTGA
- a CDS encoding HD domain-containing protein — protein sequence MNDEGLVAGVGVPDSRLAAEVTEFVRDTAPPLLFHHSRRVYYFGALAGKRRGLTYDPELLYTGAMFHDIGLVPAHSSPDERFEVDGANAARDFLRQRGISRQDIETVWTAIALHTTPGIPQHMAPVVALVTAGVEMDVLGLGYSEFGGDEREAVARAHPRGERFKDDIVTAFYDGIKHKPQTAFGNVKADVLELKDPGFRRENFCRVILNSPWRS from the coding sequence ATGAACGACGAAGGACTGGTGGCGGGGGTGGGGGTTCCTGATAGCCGTCTGGCCGCGGAGGTGACGGAGTTTGTGCGGGACACCGCCCCGCCGCTCCTGTTCCACCACTCCCGGCGGGTGTACTACTTCGGGGCACTCGCGGGCAAGCGGCGCGGGCTGACGTACGATCCCGAGTTGCTGTACACCGGTGCAATGTTCCACGATATCGGCCTGGTCCCGGCACACAGCAGCCCCGACGAACGGTTCGAGGTGGACGGGGCCAACGCCGCTCGCGATTTCTTGCGCCAGCGGGGCATCTCCCGCCAGGACATCGAAACGGTGTGGACGGCCATCGCCCTTCACACCACGCCGGGCATCCCGCAACACATGGCTCCTGTGGTGGCCCTCGTGACGGCCGGTGTGGAGATGGACGTCCTCGGTCTGGGCTATTCAGAGTTCGGTGGGGACGAACGCGAGGCGGTGGCTCGCGCACATCCGCGGGGCGAGCGTTTCAAAGATGACATCGTCACGGCCTTCTACGACGGCATCAAACACAAGCCGCAGACTGCGTTCGGCAATGTGAAAGCCGACGTGCTGGAACTCAAGGACCCGGGGTTCCGGCGCGAGAACTTTTGCCGCGTGATCCTCAACTCGCCGTGGCGCAGTTAA
- a CDS encoding Lpg1974 family pore-forming outer membrane protein, translated as MTPGRLLVGLGILIAVVGTATAQPAFPVSSGSSPGPNGSGFPAPALGLPPVAPPGESSIQTLSALVDDHPPVKELPSGLPELVPPPDKHHSDHEIPGAMTPFYPGRSGWYTSGEFLLMRPRTTNLDYAVLGTSNGLGTVGPVESLGYKVGTGLRAEAGYRFGEGKWEAAFAYTYLEATGASSIVALPGEVLYPTSTRHGLTDRATSAGGNTDLDYMLFDMLVARRMLIDDHFALRWLGGGRFADIRQVDNTYFNGGDARGAAVLTRSRFQGFGPIIGVEGIFGSWHGFHLYSRATIGLVSGRNTNRLVETNDSGATTYVNTSYDLWKVVPTGSLAIGFGWQYKNLSLRAGYEIQQWQGIFERVQYTDDVAQGSFNARSTNLSIQGLFLQSVLNF; from the coding sequence ATGACGCCAGGGCGTTTACTTGTCGGGCTCGGAATACTGATAGCGGTTGTGGGGACCGCGACCGCACAGCCGGCGTTTCCGGTCAGTTCGGGCAGCTCGCCCGGGCCGAACGGGAGCGGGTTCCCCGCGCCGGCACTGGGGCTGCCACCCGTGGCACCACCGGGCGAGTCCAGCATTCAGACGCTTTCCGCGCTGGTGGACGACCACCCGCCGGTGAAAGAGCTCCCCTCGGGGCTGCCCGAACTCGTCCCGCCGCCGGACAAGCACCACAGTGACCACGAGATCCCCGGTGCCATGACCCCGTTCTACCCGGGCCGCAGCGGCTGGTACACGAGCGGCGAGTTCCTCCTGATGCGGCCCCGGACGACCAACCTGGATTACGCGGTCCTCGGCACCAGCAACGGTCTGGGTACGGTCGGGCCGGTCGAATCGCTCGGGTACAAAGTGGGCACCGGGTTGCGGGCCGAGGCCGGGTACCGGTTCGGCGAGGGGAAGTGGGAAGCGGCGTTCGCGTACACGTACCTCGAAGCCACCGGCGCCAGCAGCATCGTCGCCCTACCCGGCGAGGTCCTGTACCCCACGTCGACCCGCCACGGGCTGACCGACCGGGCGACCAGCGCGGGCGGGAACACCGACCTGGACTACATGCTGTTCGACATGCTCGTCGCCCGGCGCATGCTGATCGACGACCACTTCGCCCTCCGGTGGCTGGGCGGCGGTCGGTTCGCGGACATCCGGCAGGTCGATAACACGTACTTCAACGGCGGCGACGCCCGCGGCGCCGCGGTCCTCACCCGGTCGCGGTTCCAGGGCTTCGGACCGATCATCGGGGTCGAGGGGATATTCGGCTCGTGGCACGGCTTCCACCTGTACTCGCGGGCGACTATCGGTTTGGTCTCCGGGCGGAACACGAACCGTCTGGTCGAAACCAATGACAGCGGGGCCACCACGTACGTGAACACGAGCTACGACCTGTGGAAGGTCGTGCCCACGGGGAGCCTCGCGATCGGGTTCGGGTGGCAGTACAAGAACCTGTCGCTCCGGGCCGGGTACGAGATCCAGCAGTGGCAGGGGATCTTCGAACGGGTCCAGTACACCGACGACGTGGCCCAGGGCAGCTTCAACGCCCGTTCGACGAACTTGAGCATCCAAGGGCTCTTCCTGCAATCCGTTCTCAATTTCTGA
- a CDS encoding GlxA family transcriptional regulator, whose translation MLGPKMISVVAPPGVQLTDVSGPLDVFAEANVQLGREVYQLEVVGTVAGPIRSSSGVRLVPDRIAGAPTPVRPHTLLVAGAPGLTEYRPAPVLLNWLLTETKKARRFGSVCSGAFLLAASGALVDRRVTTHWAVADRLAREYPSLSVDKDALYVRDGPVRTAAGVTAGIDLALALVEEDVGREVGVKVASQLVMFFKRPGGQLQFSRGGTAGPAGRSAFQELQRWVAAHPSENLAVPRLAERVGLSTRHFARLFRSEMGVSPAAWVEAARVEAARGLLEASAESPKQVAKRCGFADVNVFRRAFRRHVGVTPAEYRKRFR comes from the coding sequence ATGCTCGGACCAAAAATGATTTCTGTCGTCGCCCCACCCGGGGTCCAGTTGACCGATGTGTCAGGACCACTGGACGTGTTCGCCGAGGCCAACGTGCAGCTCGGCCGGGAGGTCTACCAGTTGGAGGTGGTCGGAACGGTAGCCGGTCCGATCCGGAGTTCGTCCGGCGTGCGGCTCGTTCCTGACAGAATCGCCGGAGCGCCCACGCCCGTTCGGCCCCACACGCTCCTGGTAGCCGGAGCGCCAGGGTTGACGGAATACCGTCCCGCGCCGGTGCTGCTGAACTGGCTCCTGACCGAGACAAAGAAGGCGCGGCGCTTCGGATCGGTCTGTAGCGGCGCCTTCTTGCTCGCCGCGTCAGGGGCTCTCGTCGACCGCCGGGTAACGACCCACTGGGCCGTGGCCGACCGTCTGGCGCGGGAATACCCCTCCCTCTCAGTGGACAAAGACGCGCTGTACGTACGCGACGGACCGGTCCGGACCGCGGCCGGGGTGACGGCCGGGATCGACCTCGCGCTGGCCCTGGTCGAAGAGGATGTGGGACGGGAAGTGGGGGTGAAGGTCGCCAGTCAACTGGTCATGTTCTTCAAGCGCCCCGGGGGCCAGCTCCAGTTCAGCCGGGGTGGTACAGCCGGCCCGGCCGGTCGGTCGGCGTTTCAGGAATTGCAACGGTGGGTGGCCGCGCACCCGTCGGAAAACCTGGCGGTGCCACGCCTGGCTGAACGGGTCGGCCTCAGCACGCGGCACTTCGCCCGCCTGTTCCGGTCCGAGATGGGTGTTTCGCCAGCGGCCTGGGTGGAGGCGGCCCGAGTCGAAGCGGCCCGCGGGTTACTGGAAGCGTCCGCGGAAAGTCCCAAGCAGGTCGCCAAGCGGTGCGGGTTCGCTGATGTGAACGTCTTTCGCCGGGCGTTCCGGCGACACGTCGGCGTGACACCGGCCGAGTACAGGAAACGGTTTCGCTGA
- a CDS encoding TetR/AcrR family transcriptional regulator, whose product MELFWERGYEATTLEDIKAAMGGIGSPSFYAAFGSKEALFLEAVELYRASDGSTTSRALADQPTARAAVEAVLREAVASFTRGGVPAGCLVVLGAMNGSPASKRVQEHLKELRLQTPTVIEKRLERGITDGDLRTGIDTAAVAAFYTTVLHGLTIQARDGASRDTLSAVVDGAMAAWKVLTRP is encoded by the coding sequence ATGGAGTTGTTCTGGGAGCGCGGGTACGAGGCCACGACCCTTGAGGACATCAAGGCCGCGATGGGGGGGATCGGTTCGCCGAGCTTCTACGCTGCGTTCGGTTCCAAGGAGGCCCTCTTCCTGGAAGCCGTGGAACTCTACCGCGCGTCGGACGGTTCCACGACCTCCCGGGCGCTCGCGGACCAGCCGACCGCTCGCGCGGCTGTTGAGGCGGTGCTCCGCGAGGCCGTCGCGAGTTTCACGAGGGGCGGAGTGCCCGCGGGCTGTCTGGTGGTGTTAGGGGCCATGAACGGCTCGCCGGCCAGCAAGCGAGTGCAGGAGCACCTCAAGGAACTGCGCCTCCAGACCCCAACAGTGATCGAGAAACGGTTGGAGCGCGGGATCACCGACGGCGACCTCCGCACGGGCATCGACACGGCCGCCGTCGCGGCGTTCTACACGACCGTTCTACACGGGCTGACCATCCAGGCCCGGGACGGCGCCTCCCGCGACACCCTTTCCGCTGTGGTGGACGGCGCGATGGCGGCCTGGAAGGTTCTCACTCGGCCGTGA
- a CDS encoding adenylate/guanylate cyclase domain-containing protein: MAELEAITEVQADPRKSAIQARQYGRRFPLAAGKPIHLGRDEGKMDIAIPEDDQISRFQAILAWEPGKERLTVQTRPPMPPHYPTPPANQTLIFDDKLKKLVEAPGGKCVVARGESFWIGQTRFTLHNDGDQEPDSPVDQTVAPRQEERTRAQLEDIPFANPGAALRAMEQLPATIRAVNSEQGLFRQMLKVVMDAMPRADAAAIVRIPADAPANDRRLVMMESNVRPNSSHGQAGFLPSKRLAHRAIVERRRSCLHCWSPDTAGTGAELTMADTHVHGVTPWAVCTPFQDGSRYALYVAGQTGGQWNLLEKAAQDKIVNDLTQYQKIAELLVGMIETTLRVSRLTQQNKVIRRAWPQSLWKYLDDPDELERMLAPKEHEITTLFCDLRNYSLFASQNASQLLQAQREVSTALSTMSGAITDRDGVVAGFRGDAVLGFWGWPKAHEKQVEMAARAALAIQGRLTGWTQAGRCGLGLTHGTAVAGRLGAHDLAVVDLYGPVVNLTFRLEAMTKAFGVPIIVSQQVAELLTAADPYGTEMRTRPLGKVRAKGFPEPLWAHELYSTQTQRFNDWQQEEWAAALESFTSGQWADAADRLTAVFPDDPVAHCLLRVMDKTKRRPPSDWDGSFAPPGPDGG, from the coding sequence ATGGCCGAGCTTGAAGCGATCACCGAGGTGCAGGCCGATCCGCGAAAGTCGGCGATTCAGGCCCGGCAGTACGGGCGCCGGTTTCCCCTCGCGGCCGGCAAGCCGATCCACCTCGGTCGCGACGAGGGGAAGATGGACATCGCCATCCCGGAGGACGACCAAATCTCCCGGTTCCAGGCGATCCTCGCCTGGGAACCCGGCAAGGAGCGGCTCACGGTCCAGACGCGCCCGCCCATGCCGCCCCACTACCCCACACCGCCGGCCAACCAGACGCTCATCTTCGACGATAAGTTGAAGAAGCTCGTTGAGGCGCCCGGCGGCAAGTGCGTCGTCGCCCGCGGCGAGTCGTTCTGGATCGGCCAGACCCGGTTCACCCTGCACAACGACGGCGATCAGGAACCGGACAGCCCGGTCGATCAGACCGTCGCGCCGCGGCAGGAGGAGCGGACCCGCGCGCAACTGGAGGACATTCCGTTCGCCAACCCCGGCGCCGCGCTGCGGGCGATGGAGCAACTGCCGGCCACCATCCGGGCGGTGAACAGCGAGCAGGGGCTGTTCCGCCAGATGCTCAAAGTGGTGATGGACGCGATGCCCCGGGCCGACGCGGCGGCCATCGTGCGCATCCCGGCCGACGCCCCGGCGAACGACCGCCGGCTCGTGATGATGGAGTCGAACGTCCGGCCGAACTCGTCCCACGGGCAGGCCGGGTTCCTGCCGTCCAAGCGCCTCGCGCACCGCGCCATCGTGGAGCGGCGGCGCAGTTGCCTGCACTGCTGGTCGCCGGACACCGCGGGCACCGGGGCCGAGCTGACGATGGCCGACACCCACGTTCACGGCGTCACCCCATGGGCCGTGTGTACGCCGTTCCAGGACGGCTCCCGGTACGCCCTGTACGTCGCCGGACAGACGGGCGGGCAGTGGAACCTGCTGGAGAAGGCCGCCCAGGACAAGATCGTCAACGACCTCACCCAGTACCAGAAGATCGCCGAGCTGCTCGTCGGCATGATCGAGACGACGCTCCGCGTCAGCCGCCTGACGCAACAGAACAAGGTGATCCGCCGGGCGTGGCCGCAGAGCCTCTGGAAGTACCTGGACGACCCGGACGAACTGGAGCGGATGCTCGCGCCCAAGGAACACGAGATCACGACGCTGTTCTGCGACCTGCGGAACTATTCGCTGTTCGCGTCCCAGAACGCGAGCCAGTTGCTCCAGGCCCAGCGCGAGGTGAGTACCGCCCTCTCCACCATGTCCGGGGCGATCACCGACCGGGACGGGGTCGTGGCCGGGTTCCGCGGCGACGCGGTCCTCGGGTTCTGGGGCTGGCCGAAGGCCCACGAGAAGCAGGTGGAGATGGCCGCACGGGCGGCGCTAGCGATCCAGGGCCGGCTGACCGGCTGGACGCAGGCCGGGCGGTGCGGCCTCGGGCTGACGCACGGGACCGCGGTCGCCGGGCGGCTCGGCGCGCACGACCTGGCGGTCGTGGACCTGTATGGCCCCGTGGTCAACCTGACGTTCCGGCTGGAAGCGATGACCAAGGCGTTCGGGGTCCCGATCATCGTGTCGCAGCAAGTGGCCGAGCTGCTCACGGCGGCCGACCCCTACGGCACCGAGATGCGCACGCGCCCGCTCGGCAAGGTACGGGCGAAGGGGTTTCCCGAGCCGCTCTGGGCGCACGAGCTGTATTCGACCCAGACCCAGCGGTTCAACGACTGGCAGCAGGAAGAGTGGGCCGCCGCCCTCGAATCGTTCACCTCCGGCCAATGGGCAGACGCCGCCGACCGCCTGACGGCCGTGTTCCCCGACGACCCCGTGGCGCACTGCCTCTTGCGCGTCATGGACAAGACCAAGCGCCGCCCGCCAAGCGACTGGGACGGCTCGTTCGCCCCGCCCGGTCCCGATGGGGGCTGA
- a CDS encoding cache domain-containing protein has protein sequence MWKPRPNGCPTRSGRRWPAWAAGRTGARLDPAAVPLADREAFAAWLKHIVADRHQTGASPDSIASITLLLVADADGPGGSRGFVVARAHPDGTTEHATSTKRPQVFTRDFSFRDYFHGAGTREGEEGKPHPVARATHICNPYRSQGDDRSSTGKLIHRPWKVDAVTPICEAPGGRVVGLLSFGLNLESDVVSLLEPVDLGARGSAKLDIASKVKVVLVDDRNNWVWHPDCRNRLKDDRPGVRLPHDYRALALARGVDPADALPWLGIGVPEEGRPFGYAKADRYVDLVEAQREDADPNDAPEIACFTLFHPYAQSKYEEMRPRRWVFVAQVDRQAALAPLNDLRTSIVKVGAVAGAVLILIALGLWVGLVVVLRRVEFASHG, from the coding sequence TTGTGGAAACCGCGGCCGAACGGGTGCCCGACCCGGTCCGGGCGGCGCTGGCCCGCCTGGGCCGCGGGCCGCACGGGCGCCCGGCTCGATCCCGCCGCAGTTCCGCTCGCCGATCGCGAGGCGTTCGCCGCGTGGCTGAAGCACATCGTGGCCGACCGCCACCAGACCGGCGCCAGCCCCGACAGCATTGCCTCGATCACGCTGCTCCTGGTCGCCGACGCCGACGGTCCCGGCGGCTCGCGGGGGTTCGTCGTCGCCCGGGCCCACCCCGACGGCACCACGGAACACGCCACCAGTACCAAACGGCCCCAGGTGTTCACCCGCGATTTCTCGTTCCGGGACTACTTTCACGGCGCCGGCACACGGGAGGGGGAGGAGGGGAAACCGCACCCCGTCGCCCGTGCCACTCACATCTGCAACCCGTACCGCTCGCAGGGCGACGACCGCTCCTCCACGGGAAAGCTCATCCACCGGCCGTGGAAGGTGGACGCCGTGACCCCGATTTGCGAGGCGCCCGGCGGCCGGGTGGTCGGGCTGCTCAGCTTCGGGTTGAACCTCGAATCGGACGTCGTCTCGCTGCTGGAACCGGTCGATCTCGGTGCCCGCGGGAGCGCGAAGTTGGACATTGCCAGCAAGGTGAAGGTGGTGCTGGTGGACGACCGGAACAACTGGGTGTGGCACCCCGACTGCCGGAACCGGCTCAAGGACGACCGGCCCGGCGTGCGCCTGCCGCACGACTACCGGGCGCTGGCCCTGGCCCGCGGCGTGGACCCGGCCGACGCGCTGCCCTGGCTCGGGATCGGGGTGCCGGAGGAGGGGCGCCCGTTCGGGTACGCGAAGGCGGACCGGTACGTCGACCTGGTGGAGGCGCAGCGCGAGGACGCCGACCCGAACGACGCGCCGGAGATCGCCTGCTTTACCCTCTTCCACCCGTACGCCCAGAGCAAGTACGAGGAGATGAGGCCGCGGCGGTGGGTGTTCGTCGCCCAGGTGGACCGCCAGGCGGCCCTGGCCCCCCTCAACGATCTGCGGACCAGCATCGTCAAGGTCGGTGCGGTCGCCGGGGCGGTGCTGATCCTGATCGCGCTCGGGTTGTGGGTCGGGCTGGTGGTCGTCCTCCGCCGAGTGGAGTTCGCGTCTCATGGCTGA
- a CDS encoding MFS transporter, with amino-acid sequence MTNPTPGPVSAEKIAILGAVCLAALVLPLSFAGGAVATPTIGRHLGGGPVALNGITNAFMLTFGSFLMAAGTLADQFGRKRVFVTGVGLFVLFSLALSASPSVAVIDLLRAFQGVAAAAALAGGTAALAQEFEGDARTRAFSMLGTTFGTGLAFGPVLAGVLLEHFGWRSVFASSALVGALALVLGAPRMRETRDPGAGGLDWAGMGTFTGALTLFTVGVIQAPESGWLSPLVVGLLLGSALLLVAFIGIELRTTRPMLDLSLFRYPRFVGVQALPVATCYCYVVLLVLLPLRFMGVEGRSPVDAGLLMIALSAPMLVVPLLAAVLSRWLSAGVLSGIGLLIAAAGLLWLGRGTEMSTGRAVVFPLLLIGFGTGLPWGLMDGLSVSVVPRDRAGMATGIFSTTRVAGEGIALAVVSAVLAALAHSGLRDLLVQVAPGSALDPSEAAQVLASGDLERSAGLLPEVNRSLLLQCHADAFQKLLYVLTGITVVSALVVFAFLGRPPHQTTGPESVAPPAPPLPVEPDSIGAQRDTRSTADIRHIQPASTQLKG; translated from the coding sequence GTGACGAACCCGACGCCCGGCCCGGTTTCGGCGGAGAAGATCGCGATCCTCGGCGCGGTTTGCCTCGCGGCCCTGGTCCTGCCCCTGAGCTTCGCGGGCGGGGCGGTCGCCACCCCGACGATCGGACGCCACCTCGGTGGCGGACCCGTGGCTCTGAACGGGATCACCAATGCGTTCATGCTGACGTTCGGTAGCTTCCTGATGGCCGCGGGCACTCTCGCCGATCAGTTCGGCCGCAAGCGCGTGTTCGTGACCGGGGTCGGTCTGTTCGTCCTGTTCTCGTTGGCCCTGAGCGCCTCCCCCAGCGTCGCTGTCATCGATCTTCTCAGGGCCTTCCAGGGCGTCGCGGCGGCCGCCGCCCTGGCGGGCGGGACCGCGGCCCTCGCACAAGAGTTCGAGGGGGACGCGCGGACCAGGGCCTTCAGCATGCTCGGCACCACCTTCGGCACCGGGCTGGCGTTCGGCCCGGTCCTTGCGGGCGTGCTGCTCGAGCACTTCGGCTGGCGGTCGGTATTCGCCTCCAGCGCTCTCGTCGGGGCGCTGGCCCTGGTGCTCGGCGCCCCGCGCATGCGCGAAACACGCGACCCTGGCGCGGGCGGTCTGGATTGGGCCGGTATGGGTACTTTCACCGGTGCGCTGACCCTCTTTACGGTCGGAGTGATTCAGGCGCCCGAAAGCGGCTGGTTGAGCCCGTTGGTGGTCGGGCTGTTGCTCGGCTCGGCGCTATTGCTGGTCGCGTTCATCGGCATCGAACTCCGCACCACGCGGCCGATGTTGGACCTCTCCCTGTTTCGCTACCCGCGCTTCGTCGGCGTTCAGGCCCTCCCGGTCGCCACCTGTTATTGCTATGTGGTTCTACTCGTCCTGCTCCCGCTCCGCTTCATGGGCGTCGAGGGACGCAGCCCGGTTGATGCCGGGCTGTTGATGATCGCACTGTCGGCCCCCATGTTGGTGGTCCCGTTGTTGGCGGCGGTGCTGAGCCGGTGGCTCTCGGCGGGCGTCCTTTCGGGAATCGGCCTCCTGATCGCGGCAGCGGGCTTGCTGTGGCTCGGTCGCGGCACAGAAATGAGTACGGGTCGCGCCGTCGTCTTCCCGCTGTTGCTGATCGGGTTCGGGACGGGGCTCCCTTGGGGCTTGATGGATGGCCTGTCCGTTAGCGTCGTGCCCCGGGACCGAGCCGGGATGGCGACCGGCATCTTCAGCACCACGCGGGTCGCCGGCGAGGGCATCGCGCTGGCCGTCGTCAGCGCGGTCCTCGCCGCGCTCGCGCACTCCGGTTTGCGTGACCTGTTGGTGCAAGTAGCACCGGGCTCGGCGCTCGACCCGTCTGAGGCGGCACAAGTGCTCGCCTCGGGTGACCTCGAGCGGAGCGCCGGGCTTCTTCCCGAGGTGAACCGCTCGTTACTGCTTCAGTGCCATGCCGACGCCTTCCAGAAACTACTCTACGTCTTGACCGGAATTACGGTCGTCTCGGCACTCGTCGTTTTCGCGTTCCTCGGCCGACCTCCCCACCAGACAACAGGACCGGAGTCCGTTGCTCCTCCGGCCCCCCCACTTCCGGTGGAACCGGATTCGATCGGCGCTCAACGAGATACCCGTTCGACTGCGGACATTCGTCACATTCAACCGGCCTCGACCCAGCTAAAGGGCTAA